The following are from one region of the Quercus robur chromosome 1, dhQueRobu3.1, whole genome shotgun sequence genome:
- the LOC126712210 gene encoding uncharacterized protein LOC126712210, which produces MTTLLGDAIFNIEEEEYWEAHQHALKNPYEARTDDENDEGGEALSNDEGSDSEDDNSGDNNSDDSEDSDGGDNSSDDSDSEGSNSEDYDSQDSGNDSGEPPSDRKDEDAGAFYEENFDDVDYNNEDIEDDAKGVDGDYNESPYRQLLDWSCIIDASSKSGP; this is translated from the coding sequence ATGACTACCCTATTGGGAGATGCTATCTTTAACATAGAAGAGGAAGAATACTGGGAGGCCCACCAACATGCATTGAAAAATccatatgaagcaagaacagaTGATGAGAATGATGAAGGGGGAGAAGCCCTTAGTAATGATGAAGGTAGCGACAGTGAAGATGATAATAGTGGTGACAACAATAGTGATGATAGTGAAGACAGTGATGGTGGAGACAATAGCAGTGATGACAGTGATAGTGAAGGAAGTAATAGTGAAGACTATGATAGCCAAGATAGCGGTAATGATAGTGGTGAACCCCCTAGTGATAGAAAGGACGAAGATGCAGGAGCCTTCtatgaggaaaattttgatgatgtGGACTATAATAATGAAGACATAGAAGATGATGCAAAAGGTGTAGATGGAGACTATAATGAATCCCCTTATAGGCAACTTTTGGATTGGAGTTGCATTATAGATGCCAGCTCAAAATCAGGCCCCTGA
- the LOC126712215 gene encoding protein NIM1-INTERACTING 2-like, whose product MAAEESKGKRTLAVAAEDDAVSGKQQKKARGGDVESVTEAEVEEFFAILRRIHVAVSYFKKNNDRRIKEEEGSRLRAILEGESKEEENENVEENLGLDLNAVPAPE is encoded by the coding sequence ATGGCAGCAGAGGAAAGCAAAGGGAAGAGAACGTTGGCAGTCGCGGCGGAGGACGACGCCGTATCGGGGAAGCAACAAAAGAAGGCGCGAGGAGGAGATGTGGAGTCAGTTACGGAGGCTGAGGTTGAGGAGTTCTTTGCGATTCTGAGGAGAATACACGTGGCGGTcagttacttcaagaagaataATGATCGTAGGATTAAGGAGGAGGAAGGGTCGAGATTGAGGGCGATTTTGGAAGGAGagagcaaagaagaagaaaatgaaaatgtggAGGAGAATTTGGGTCTGGATTTGAACGCCGTTCCTGCTCCGGAATAA